A genomic segment from Alistipes senegalensis JC50 encodes:
- a CDS encoding phosphoglycerate kinase, translating to MISIDNYDFKGKRAIIRVDFNVPLNEKGEVTDDTRIRAAMPTVKKVLAGGGSVILMSHMGRPKKNPDPKYSLEQIVPAVEKNLGVKVEFAGDCIGEKAAEMAKALKPGQVMLLENLRFYAEEEGKPRGLAEDATKEEKDAAKKALKEGPQKEFVQKLASYADCYINDAFGTAHRKHASTYLIAKKFPNDKMFGYLMEKEVKAISSLMEAPAHPFCAIIGGSKVSSKIGVIKALIEKVDSIVIGGGMTYTFAAAQGGKVGDSICEPDMFPVALEILELAKKKGVELVMSPDALVADAFSEDANTKEAPANDIPDGWEGLDIGSKGKKLFRDHILSCKTILWNGPVGVFEIDKFATGSKEVALAIAEATKKGAYSLIGGGDSVACINKFGLADQVSYISTGGGALLEYIEFGDLPGVAAIRE from the coding sequence ATGATCTCGATCGACAACTACGATTTCAAAGGCAAACGCGCGATCATCCGCGTGGATTTCAACGTGCCCCTCAACGAGAAGGGCGAAGTGACCGACGACACGCGCATCCGCGCCGCCATGCCCACCGTCAAGAAGGTGCTCGCCGGCGGCGGCTCGGTGATCCTGATGTCGCACATGGGACGCCCCAAGAAGAATCCCGATCCCAAATATTCGCTCGAACAGATCGTTCCCGCCGTCGAGAAGAACCTCGGCGTGAAGGTCGAGTTCGCCGGCGACTGCATCGGCGAGAAGGCCGCCGAAATGGCCAAGGCCCTCAAGCCCGGACAGGTCATGCTGCTGGAAAACCTGCGTTTCTACGCCGAGGAGGAGGGCAAGCCCCGCGGCCTGGCCGAGGACGCCACCAAGGAGGAGAAGGACGCCGCCAAGAAGGCCCTGAAAGAGGGTCCGCAGAAGGAGTTCGTCCAGAAGCTCGCTTCGTACGCCGACTGCTACATCAACGACGCATTCGGCACGGCCCACCGCAAGCACGCCTCGACCTACCTGATCGCCAAGAAGTTCCCCAACGACAAGATGTTCGGCTACCTGATGGAGAAGGAGGTGAAGGCCATCTCCTCGCTGATGGAGGCTCCGGCGCATCCGTTCTGCGCCATCATCGGCGGTTCGAAGGTGTCGTCGAAGATCGGCGTCATCAAGGCCCTGATCGAGAAGGTCGATTCGATCGTCATCGGCGGCGGCATGACCTACACCTTCGCAGCCGCACAGGGCGGCAAGGTCGGCGACTCGATCTGCGAGCCCGACATGTTCCCCGTAGCGCTCGAAATCCTCGAACTGGCCAAGAAGAAGGGCGTCGAACTGGTGATGTCGCCCGACGCGCTGGTCGCCGACGCATTCTCGGAGGATGCCAACACCAAGGAGGCCCCGGCCAACGACATTCCCGACGGCTGGGAGGGTCTGGACATCGGTTCGAAGGGCAAGAAGCTCTTCCGCGACCACATCCTGAGCTGCAAGACCATCCTCTGGAACGGTCCCGTGGGCGTGTTCGAAATCGACAAGTTCGCAACCGGCTCGAAAGAGGTGGCGCTGGCCATCGCCGAGGCCACCAAGAAGGGCGCCTACTCGCTCATCGGCGGCGGCGACTCGGTGGCCTGCATCAACAAGTTCGGTCTGGCCGACCAGGTATCGTACATCTCGACGGGCGGCGGCGCGCTGCTCGAATACATCGAGTTCGGCGACCTCCCCGGCGTTGCGGCTATCCGCGAATAG